The proteins below come from a single Dinghuibacter silviterrae genomic window:
- a CDS encoding RNA polymerase sigma-70 factor: MSDQPTIAALRMGNQFAFEAVFHAFHPKVYGYILQKTHSAYMAEEVVQLAFIKLWHYRESLDPEVSLSAQVFRVAKTTLIDQLRKEAVRSRLLTQGEAKGTAQSESPTENALKRLEEKELAERIQQVVRSMPGVRQRVFAMSRFKGMSYKEIADALSISVRTVENHIAQALKQLRHNIPFF; encoded by the coding sequence GTGTCGGACCAACCTACGATTGCTGCTTTGAGGATGGGCAACCAGTTTGCCTTTGAGGCTGTTTTTCATGCCTTTCACCCGAAGGTGTACGGGTACATCCTGCAAAAGACCCATTCGGCGTATATGGCCGAGGAGGTCGTGCAACTCGCTTTCATTAAATTATGGCACTACAGGGAGAGCCTTGATCCGGAAGTGTCGCTCTCGGCCCAGGTTTTCCGCGTCGCAAAAACGACCCTGATCGACCAGCTGCGCAAGGAGGCGGTGCGCAGCCGGCTCCTGACACAGGGAGAGGCGAAGGGGACGGCGCAGAGCGAAAGCCCCACGGAAAACGCGCTAAAGCGCCTGGAGGAAAAGGAACTGGCCGAACGTATCCAGCAGGTAGTCCGGAGTATGCCGGGCGTCCGGCAGCGCGTCTTTGCCATGAGCCGTTTCAAAGGAATGTCCTATAAGGAGATCGCGGACGCCCTGTCCATCTCCGTGCGGACGGTCGAAAATCATATTGCACAGGCGCTCAAACAATTGCGCCATAATATCCCTTTTTTTTAA
- a CDS encoding FecR family protein, translating into MITPELVRRFLHGTCTEEEKARLKEYFTTHPEEWDRYLTLEDWEAFEPSVQPAEGAPERWWKVIRGETKARNWKWLAAAAMVAAIAGAALWWSRTEKPIKQQIAQTDTLRRQFNGSQKTVRYFMEDGSTVDLEPGSEIRYQVPFAKGGRRIVYLNGGATFDAAKDPVHPMSVYSGVLQTLVLGTNFRIEAFDQAPFIKVLLHTGRVRVSNVDLLPGQELWYDKNTRLATVHQPKKRELTPPKNAAGVPDWYMFNNQSLAQVFDQLSEIYDVKIQYNESDLKGLYFIARFDKADSLEEIMNDIALLNGLAIHKQENTYIVRKKIH; encoded by the coding sequence ATGATCACACCGGAATTAGTCAGAAGGTTCCTCCACGGCACGTGTACGGAAGAAGAGAAGGCGCGCCTGAAGGAATACTTCACGACCCATCCGGAAGAATGGGACAGGTATTTGACACTGGAGGATTGGGAGGCGTTCGAGCCTTCGGTGCAACCCGCGGAGGGTGCACCGGAGCGGTGGTGGAAGGTGATCAGGGGCGAAACAAAAGCAAGAAACTGGAAATGGCTGGCTGCCGCAGCGATGGTGGCGGCGATAGCGGGTGCGGCGCTGTGGTGGAGCAGAACGGAGAAGCCCATAAAGCAACAGATCGCGCAAACCGATACCCTGCGCCGTCAGTTCAATGGTTCGCAGAAAACAGTGCGGTATTTCATGGAAGACGGGTCCACCGTCGACCTGGAACCGGGGAGCGAGATCCGTTACCAGGTGCCCTTTGCAAAGGGAGGGCGAAGGATCGTCTACCTGAATGGCGGCGCCACCTTTGATGCGGCCAAAGACCCGGTTCACCCCATGTCGGTTTATAGTGGCGTTTTGCAGACCCTCGTGTTGGGGACGAATTTCAGGATAGAAGCGTTTGACCAGGCACCCTTTATAAAGGTACTGCTGCATACAGGACGCGTGCGGGTATCGAATGTGGACCTGTTGCCCGGACAGGAGCTTTGGTACGATAAGAACACCAGACTGGCGACGGTACACCAGCCCAAAAAGCGGGAGCTGACGCCGCCGAAAAATGCAGCGGGCGTCCCCGACTGGTACATGTTCAACAACCAGTCCCTGGCGCAGGTGTTTGACCAACTGAGTGAAATCTACGACGTAAAGATCCAGTATAACGAAAGCGACCTGAAGGGCTTGTATTTTATCGCCCGGTTTGACAAGGCGGATTCGCTCGAAGAGATCATGAATGACATCGCACTCCTCAACGGGCTCGCGATCCATAAACAGGAGAATACCTATATCGTTAGAAAGAAAATCCATTAA
- a CDS encoding SusC/RagA family TonB-linked outer membrane protein, producing the protein MKRLSCLLLTLLVLLSVKAQDKLTEVKGIVQNDKGDPLQGVSVIAHNTRNSFSAGAQTDAGGVFTFPKLPSGGEYSFSFSNVGYESQTLSGYRLKPGTTVSLVVKLLQTVQSLNDLVVVGYVAVRKRDLTGSVGIANPDDVKKTATYDIARSLQGQVAGVSVQGSGEPGSFVNIKIRGVSSLNDNNPLFVIDGVPIINEAPYDFPIDDIESIQVLKDASAGAIYGSRAAAGVIIITTKKGKSGPMQLHYNAYYGVQNIPKKLPLTDRVQYQQITDAAETNAGLPLAPANDPTSPQYISNVNTNWQDAAFKTGIIQNHDLNFSGGGLNTTYNVSLNYFDQTATVRGGPGEPKYNRYNFNANIQSKAGIISFGARASYTQSHKQDLTYPHLHPNIGNEIVDLDRAIPTVPVYDTSRLGGFGGTNQITQKAIVLNIIGMNNLLDNYSNRNRFLGNAWVEVEPLHNLKYKMNLVYDWTDTRDFFFEPQYDLGWYYLNTIAYMTDTRGSQYTGLIENLLTYHLETGRHTLDLLAGQSFEKDDEQFLEGIESGFKPPYFYSFGTGDPTTASVQSGEQTATLSAWLGRLNYNFDQRYLVTVNFRRDGSSKFSPDNRWGNFASVAGAWNISNEKFIHLPKFINYAKLRGGTGTTGNQNFPSNYAFTAYINSNANYLFATVPNAGPDQVLASGSIQTQVADPTIKWETKVTSSVGLDLGLFHNMEFTAEYFINTSKDLIAQPPIPLSVGATNTPYVNAASLRNSGLEFTLTYKKRVGAVDLSVTGNAHTLHNKVLKLGGTNDPIYGAESKTEVGHEVGEIYGYVTQGIFQNASDIAKHATQPNAAPGDIKFKDLNGDGVIDANDQQYLGSAIPKLYYGLNVGASWKNVDFSIFFQGNEGNKIVNGLYQTLMAGQYTNHYIDELNYWTPTHTNTNIPRPIIGDPNGNDRASDRWVENGSYVRLQNTQLGYTVPQGMLARTHVVKTARLYVSGQNLWTLTKYRGYDPDIISDGLFSRGFDYGSFPNPRTVMFGVQVGF; encoded by the coding sequence ATGAAACGATTGTCATGCTTGCTGCTGACCCTGCTTGTTTTGCTGTCCGTAAAGGCCCAGGACAAGCTGACCGAGGTCAAGGGTATCGTCCAAAACGACAAGGGTGATCCCCTACAGGGTGTCAGCGTCATCGCCCATAATACCCGCAATAGTTTTTCGGCGGGAGCGCAAACCGACGCCGGCGGTGTTTTTACTTTTCCCAAACTTCCCTCCGGCGGAGAATACAGTTTCTCCTTTTCCAACGTGGGGTACGAGTCGCAGACCCTTTCGGGTTACCGCCTCAAACCGGGGACAACGGTGTCGCTGGTGGTGAAGCTCCTGCAAACCGTCCAAAGCCTGAACGACCTTGTCGTGGTGGGGTATGTGGCGGTGCGTAAAAGAGACCTTACGGGTTCGGTGGGCATCGCCAACCCGGACGACGTCAAAAAAACCGCGACCTACGACATCGCCCGAAGCCTTCAAGGGCAGGTAGCCGGGGTGAGCGTACAGGGATCGGGGGAACCCGGCAGCTTTGTCAACATCAAGATCCGGGGCGTGAGCAGTCTGAACGACAACAACCCGCTTTTTGTGATCGACGGGGTGCCCATCATCAACGAAGCGCCTTATGACTTTCCGATCGACGACATCGAAAGCATACAGGTCCTGAAGGACGCGTCTGCGGGCGCCATCTATGGGTCCAGGGCCGCCGCGGGGGTGATCATCATCACGACCAAAAAGGGGAAAAGCGGGCCCATGCAGCTACACTATAATGCCTACTATGGTGTCCAGAACATCCCCAAGAAGCTGCCCCTGACGGACCGGGTGCAGTATCAGCAGATCACCGATGCCGCGGAAACCAACGCGGGGCTGCCCCTGGCGCCGGCGAACGACCCGACGTCACCGCAATACATCAGCAACGTCAATACCAACTGGCAGGATGCTGCGTTTAAAACGGGGATCATCCAAAACCACGACCTGAACTTTTCGGGGGGCGGGCTGAACACGACGTACAACGTATCCCTGAACTATTTCGACCAAACGGCCACGGTCAGGGGCGGTCCCGGGGAACCAAAGTACAACCGGTACAACTTCAACGCCAATATCCAAAGCAAGGCAGGGATCATTTCCTTCGGGGCCCGCGCCAGCTATACCCAGTCGCACAAACAGGACCTGACGTATCCGCACCTGCATCCCAACATCGGGAACGAGATCGTCGACCTGGACCGCGCGATCCCCACGGTGCCGGTGTACGACACCAGCCGTTTGGGGGGCTTTGGGGGCACCAACCAGATCACCCAAAAGGCGATCGTGCTCAACATCATCGGGATGAACAACCTCCTGGACAACTACAGCAACCGCAACCGGTTCCTGGGCAATGCCTGGGTGGAAGTCGAACCCTTGCACAACCTGAAGTATAAAATGAACCTGGTGTATGACTGGACGGACACGCGGGACTTCTTTTTCGAGCCGCAGTACGACCTGGGCTGGTATTACCTCAACACCATCGCGTATATGACGGATACCCGGGGTAGCCAGTACACCGGTCTGATCGAAAACCTCTTGACCTATCACCTGGAGACCGGCCGCCACACGCTGGACCTCCTGGCGGGGCAGTCCTTTGAAAAAGACGACGAACAGTTCCTGGAGGGCATCGAATCCGGTTTCAAGCCGCCGTATTTTTATTCCTTTGGCACGGGTGATCCAACCACGGCTTCGGTCCAGAGCGGAGAACAGACGGCCACCCTGTCGGCCTGGCTGGGCCGGTTGAACTATAACTTCGACCAGCGCTACCTCGTCACGGTGAACTTCCGCCGGGACGGTTCGTCCAAGTTCAGCCCCGACAACCGCTGGGGGAACTTTGCCTCCGTCGCGGGCGCCTGGAATATTTCCAACGAGAAGTTTATACACCTGCCCAAGTTTATCAACTATGCCAAACTCCGGGGTGGGACGGGTACGACGGGGAACCAGAATTTCCCGTCGAACTACGCGTTTACCGCGTATATCAATTCCAATGCGAACTACCTCTTTGCAACCGTGCCCAATGCCGGCCCCGACCAGGTACTGGCGTCCGGTTCGATCCAGACACAGGTCGCCGACCCCACGATCAAATGGGAAACGAAAGTGACGTCTTCCGTGGGGCTCGACCTGGGTCTTTTCCACAACATGGAATTTACCGCCGAGTATTTTATAAACACCTCCAAGGACCTGATCGCCCAGCCTCCCATACCGCTGTCCGTGGGCGCGACCAATACGCCCTATGTCAATGCCGCTTCGTTGCGCAACTCGGGGCTGGAGTTCACCCTGACCTATAAGAAAAGGGTAGGCGCCGTAGATCTTTCGGTCACGGGTAACGCCCACACTTTACACAACAAGGTTCTCAAACTGGGGGGCACCAACGACCCGATCTATGGAGCGGAAAGCAAGACCGAGGTCGGTCACGAGGTGGGAGAAATCTACGGCTATGTCACGCAGGGCATTTTCCAGAACGCATCGGACATTGCCAAACACGCCACCCAACCCAACGCCGCGCCCGGGGATATAAAATTCAAAGACCTCAACGGAGACGGGGTGATCGACGCCAACGACCAGCAATACCTGGGCAGCGCCATCCCCAAGCTCTACTATGGGTTGAATGTCGGCGCGAGCTGGAAGAATGTTGACTTTTCCATATTTTTCCAGGGCAACGAGGGCAACAAGATCGTCAACGGGTTGTACCAAACCCTGATGGCCGGCCAGTATACCAACCACTATATCGACGAACTGAACTACTGGACGCCCACCCATACCAATACCAATATTCCCCGGCCCATCATCGGTGATCCTAACGGAAACGACCGGGCGTCGGATCGCTGGGTGGAAAACGGTTCTTATGTGCGGTTGCAAAATACCCAGTTGGGCTATACTGTTCCCCAGGGGATGCTGGCGCGGACCCATGTCGTGAAGACGGCGCGCTTGTACGTGTCCGGTCAGAACCTGTGGACGCTGACCAAGTACCGCGGGTATGACCCCGACATCATCAGCGACGGTCTTTTCAGCCGGGGCTTTGACTATGGTTCCTTCCCCAATCCCCGGACGGTGATGTTCGGCGTGCAGGTGGGTTTTTAA
- a CDS encoding RagB/SusD family nutrient uptake outer membrane protein — MKRYFIILAVLLTGCTKQLTQTNPNQQTAQTFWKTATDAVDGVNSVYGSLMLDGSYMRFTHVVLNTRGDDATSNSPWDQIYNCGKFALNVDGFAASAPFTAYYQGVFRANQVIESVPPIVMDTALKNRVLGQAYFLRGLYYFHLADIYQNVPMPLTIAQSSSDYYARQVSQDTVWMQVISDFTKAATLLPVSYADVTGLDANQFGRATKGAALAYLGKTLLFTKQYAAAAAQFQAVINLGVYSLVPNYHDNFTEQDENNPESIFEVQFSRSVGGTTQGWGPGDPQSNWAKYEARAITFGPRNFAYCDVQPTKALYYEFLQEPTAANQVDPRLYATMFYNTPTMKVYGQSFQATFGVADSEVFCRKYENDGFVASEFVWQFASGINSRLMRYADVLLMYAECLNEEGNTAQAYPYIQQVRARVGLADLATVKPNLTQAQMRDQIAHERFLEFGLEGKRFDDIRRWGWLQDPTKLAWLQARDPEFKTYTTGREYMPIPLAEIEANPGVIQNKGW; from the coding sequence ATGAAACGTTATTTCATCATACTCGCGGTGCTGTTGACCGGCTGTACCAAACAGCTCACGCAAACCAACCCCAACCAGCAAACCGCCCAAACCTTTTGGAAAACGGCCACTGACGCCGTGGACGGCGTCAACTCGGTGTACGGCAGCCTGATGCTGGACGGGTCGTATATGCGCTTTACCCACGTCGTCCTCAATACCCGCGGAGACGACGCCACGTCCAACAGTCCCTGGGACCAGATCTACAACTGCGGCAAGTTTGCCCTGAACGTCGACGGCTTTGCCGCCTCGGCGCCTTTTACCGCCTATTACCAGGGCGTCTTCCGTGCCAACCAGGTCATCGAATCGGTCCCCCCGATCGTCATGGATACGGCCCTGAAGAACCGTGTCCTTGGACAGGCCTATTTCCTAAGGGGATTGTATTATTTCCACCTGGCCGACATTTATCAGAACGTGCCGATGCCGCTCACCATCGCCCAGTCCTCCAGCGACTACTATGCCCGGCAGGTGTCCCAGGACACGGTCTGGATGCAGGTGATCTCCGACTTTACCAAGGCGGCGACGCTCCTGCCGGTGTCCTACGCCGACGTCACGGGTCTTGACGCCAACCAGTTTGGCCGGGCCACCAAGGGCGCCGCCCTTGCTTACTTAGGGAAGACGCTTTTGTTCACCAAACAATACGCCGCGGCGGCCGCCCAATTCCAGGCGGTCATCAACCTCGGGGTCTATTCCCTGGTGCCCAATTACCACGACAACTTTACCGAACAGGACGAAAACAACCCGGAGTCGATCTTCGAGGTACAATTCTCCCGTAGCGTTGGTGGTACCACGCAAGGGTGGGGACCGGGCGATCCCCAATCCAACTGGGCAAAGTATGAGGCCAGGGCCATCACCTTCGGCCCGCGCAATTTTGCCTATTGCGACGTGCAACCCACAAAGGCGCTGTATTACGAATTCCTCCAGGAACCCACCGCCGCGAACCAGGTGGATCCGCGTTTGTACGCCACGATGTTTTACAATACCCCCACTATGAAAGTGTATGGCCAAAGCTTCCAGGCAACCTTCGGGGTGGCCGATTCGGAAGTGTTTTGCCGTAAGTACGAGAACGACGGCTTTGTCGCTTCTGAATTCGTCTGGCAGTTTGCCTCCGGGATCAATTCCCGCCTGATGCGGTACGCCGATGTATTGCTGATGTATGCCGAGTGTCTCAACGAGGAAGGCAACACCGCCCAGGCGTATCCTTATATCCAACAGGTCCGCGCGAGGGTGGGGCTGGCCGACCTGGCCACGGTAAAACCCAACCTGACCCAGGCCCAGATGCGCGACCAGATTGCCCACGAACGCTTCCTGGAGTTTGGGCTGGAGGGAAAGCGTTTCGACGACATCCGGCGATGGGGCTGGCTTCAGGACCCCACCAAGCTCGCCTGGCTCCAGGCGCGGGATCCGGAGTTTAAAACGTATACGACGGGGAGGGAATATATGCCTATTCCGCTGGCGGAGATAGAAGCAAATCCGGGGGTAATACAAAATAAAGGGTGGTGA
- a CDS encoding arabinan endo-1,5-alpha-L-arabinosidase has product MRKLLLPALALLVACSVLVAACSRKGATPGTTSSTDTTGSSGSKPFDINTIEDTYADVAPFSDYPSWGPYNVHDPSIKKFGNTYYCYSTDVAYGFTPRLGIQVRKSPDLVQWTFVGWVFDALPPLGAAYITQNGGTPNQALWAPYIIQVGSEYRLYYSLASGTTKLSVIGLAVASSPEGPWQERGVVVGSTTSLSITNAIDPTVVVTPTGDEWMYYGSAFDGIYALQLDPTTGLALTPGDKGKRIANRGFTNGQYNGNIEGAEIIYHPGLKRYYLFISYDWLETKYNVRAAWGLNPQGPFYDITGQDINTNVDHTPMIIAPYQFNGHGGWQGTAHCTVFDDGNGQYFIAHQGRPGVDFYYMDLHVRKLFWTPGGWPVASPERYAWEKNDTVPVAQLIGTYEQIDLNYQVVPGYQAQQVSPDFQTSVPLTLSSDGTFGGGTWAYTGPWLTLHWQSGRSDTLFVQAGRDWEKKTNTIIFTGLNNSGTAVWGKKSQ; this is encoded by the coding sequence GTGAGAAAGTTACTTCTGCCGGCGCTGGCGCTGCTTGTCGCGTGCAGCGTGCTGGTCGCCGCGTGTAGCCGCAAAGGCGCCACGCCGGGGACAACGTCTTCGACCGACACCACGGGCTCGTCGGGCTCCAAGCCCTTTGACATCAACACCATCGAGGACACCTACGCCGACGTGGCGCCGTTTTCCGACTACCCGTCCTGGGGACCGTACAACGTCCACGACCCGTCCATCAAAAAGTTTGGGAATACCTACTACTGTTACTCGACCGACGTGGCGTACGGATTTACGCCCCGCCTGGGCATCCAGGTGCGGAAGTCCCCGGACCTGGTGCAGTGGACCTTTGTGGGCTGGGTGTTTGACGCGCTGCCCCCCTTAGGCGCCGCCTACATCACCCAGAACGGGGGTACGCCCAACCAGGCCTTGTGGGCGCCCTACATCATCCAGGTCGGGAGCGAATACCGGTTATATTATTCATTAGCCTCCGGAACCACAAAGCTGAGCGTCATCGGGCTGGCGGTAGCATCCTCCCCCGAAGGGCCCTGGCAGGAAAGGGGAGTGGTGGTGGGTTCCACCACTTCCCTCTCCATCACCAACGCCATCGACCCGACCGTGGTGGTCACCCCCACCGGGGACGAATGGATGTACTATGGCTCGGCCTTTGACGGGATCTATGCCCTACAGCTCGATCCCACCACCGGTCTGGCGCTGACCCCCGGTGACAAAGGCAAACGCATCGCCAACCGCGGGTTTACAAACGGCCAGTACAACGGAAACATCGAAGGCGCGGAAATCATCTATCACCCGGGGTTAAAAAGGTACTACCTCTTTATCTCCTACGACTGGCTGGAGACAAAGTACAACGTCCGCGCCGCCTGGGGACTCAACCCGCAGGGCCCGTTTTACGACATCACCGGCCAGGACATCAACACCAACGTGGACCACACCCCGATGATCATTGCCCCTTATCAGTTCAACGGCCATGGCGGCTGGCAGGGGACGGCACATTGTACCGTCTTTGACGACGGCAACGGCCAATACTTTATCGCCCACCAGGGTCGCCCGGGTGTGGACTTTTATTACATGGACCTCCACGTCCGCAAGCTTTTCTGGACACCCGGCGGCTGGCCCGTCGCCTCCCCCGAGCGCTATGCCTGGGAGAAAAACGACACCGTCCCCGTGGCCCAGCTCATAGGGACCTACGAGCAAATCGACCTGAACTACCAGGTGGTCCCGGGGTACCAGGCCCAGCAGGTCTCGCCGGACTTTCAGACGTCGGTGCCGCTGACGCTGTCTTCGGACGGGACCTTCGGGGGAGGCACCTGGGCCTATACCGGACCCTGGCTGACGCTGCACTGGCAAAGCGGGCGGAGCGACACGCTGTTTGTACAGGCGGGGAGGGATTGGGAGAAAAAGACCAATACGATCATTTTTACGGGGTTGAATAATTCGGGGACCGCAGTATGGGGGAAAAAATCACAATAG
- a CDS encoding family 43 glycosylhydrolase, with protein sequence MGEKITIVLLFLVGRVFGQDIPVHDPVMIRQDSEYFVFCTGMGIAVWSSTDRAHWHKESPVFAQPPAWAVQLVPGFRGHIWAPDISLYQGKYCLFYAVSTFGKNNSCIGLAVSSSLHERFVDRGMVLHSIPGRDLWNAIDPNLILDSTGVPWLAFGSFWEGIKLVRLRPDLSGPSDPEQWYTLATRPRAFGLADTLAGDGAIEAPFIFRHAGWYYLFVSFDYCCRGAASNYRVMVGRARQVYGPYVDRDGTPMIAGGGTVVLQGDARWHGVGHNAVCTFDGVDYIIYHGYDATDRGIAKLRIDRLDWDNDDWPHPFVK encoded by the coding sequence ATGGGGGAAAAAATCACAATAGTATTGTTGTTCCTCGTCGGTCGCGTCTTCGGACAGGACATCCCCGTCCACGACCCCGTCATGATTCGTCAGGATAGCGAATATTTCGTATTTTGCACCGGCATGGGCATTGCCGTCTGGTCCTCCACGGACCGGGCCCACTGGCATAAGGAAAGTCCGGTGTTTGCGCAACCACCCGCCTGGGCCGTGCAGTTGGTGCCCGGGTTTAGGGGGCATATCTGGGCGCCGGACATTTCCTTATACCAGGGGAAATATTGTCTGTTCTACGCGGTATCTACTTTTGGAAAAAATAATTCCTGTATCGGTCTCGCCGTCAGTAGCTCCCTGCATGAGCGTTTTGTGGACAGGGGCATGGTCCTGCATTCCATCCCCGGCCGGGATCTTTGGAACGCCATCGATCCCAACCTTATCCTGGATAGCACGGGCGTGCCTTGGCTGGCCTTCGGTTCATTCTGGGAAGGGATAAAGCTCGTCCGGCTGCGGCCGGATCTTAGCGGACCTTCGGATCCCGAACAATGGTATACGCTGGCCACCCGGCCGCGTGCTTTTGGCCTCGCCGATACCCTGGCAGGGGATGGGGCCATCGAGGCACCGTTTATATTCCGGCATGCCGGCTGGTATTACCTGTTCGTGTCCTTCGACTATTGTTGCCGGGGAGCGGCCAGCAACTACCGGGTCATGGTGGGGCGCGCGCGACAGGTGTATGGTCCGTACGTCGACCGGGACGGAACGCCCATGATCGCGGGCGGCGGCACGGTGGTCTTACAAGGGGATGCCCGCTGGCATGGGGTAGGTCACAACGCGGTATGCACCTTTGACGGGGTGGATTATATCATTTATCATGGATATGACGCGACCGACCGGGGGATTGCCAAGCTCCGCATAGACCGGCTGGACTGGGATAATGACGATTGGCCACATCCTTTTGTTAAATAA
- a CDS encoding fatty acid desaturase family protein produces MLPPKYGTPSLQAILKKNVNDYFELRHVKPTGNFSLYLKCALLLGAYLGLYIHLVFFTPVAFLAIGECVLLGLLTAFIGFNVMHDGAHGSFSRHPWVNRLAALSLDVLGASSFMWNVKHNMVHHAYTNVDGVDDDINARPFLRLCDTQKRLRLHRYQHLYFWALYALLYFFWIFFTDYKKYFTRKVGVVPLKPLRWKDHLLFWGFKLLYPFVYILLPMYCCGVIPWLVGYLIVACVAGFTLSTVFQLAHTVEETAFPVAAQPSNRIEDEWVLTQLKSTANFATKNRLVTWCLGGLNFQIEHHLFPKISHVHYPAIGRIIRQTCKDLGIPYIEHRRMSLALASHVSHLKKMGRRP; encoded by the coding sequence ATGCTCCCCCCCAAATATGGTACTCCGTCCCTTCAGGCGATCCTGAAAAAAAATGTAAATGACTATTTCGAACTCCGGCACGTAAAGCCGACGGGTAACTTCTCCCTTTACCTCAAGTGTGCCTTGCTCTTAGGCGCTTATCTTGGCCTGTATATCCACCTTGTTTTCTTTACGCCCGTTGCCTTCCTGGCCATTGGGGAATGCGTGTTGCTGGGGTTGTTGACGGCCTTTATCGGATTTAACGTCATGCACGACGGGGCGCACGGGAGTTTCAGCCGGCATCCGTGGGTCAACCGGCTGGCTGCCTTGAGCCTGGATGTATTGGGTGCGAGCAGCTTTATGTGGAACGTCAAGCACAATATGGTGCACCATGCCTATACGAATGTGGACGGCGTCGACGACGACATCAACGCCCGGCCCTTCCTGAGGCTGTGCGACACCCAAAAGCGCCTTCGCCTGCACCGGTATCAGCACCTGTATTTCTGGGCGTTGTATGCGTTGTTGTATTTCTTCTGGATCTTCTTTACGGACTATAAGAAATATTTTACCCGCAAGGTGGGTGTCGTTCCGCTAAAGCCGCTCCGGTGGAAGGACCACCTTCTCTTCTGGGGTTTCAAGTTGCTTTATCCGTTTGTCTATATCCTTCTTCCGATGTATTGTTGCGGGGTAATCCCCTGGTTGGTCGGTTACCTGATCGTCGCCTGCGTGGCGGGTTTTACCCTCAGTACCGTATTCCAACTGGCGCATACCGTGGAAGAGACAGCCTTCCCCGTCGCCGCCCAACCCTCGAACCGTATTGAAGACGAATGGGTCCTTACCCAGTTGAAGTCGACCGCCAACTTTGCAACGAAGAACCGCCTGGTCACCTGGTGTCTCGGCGGGCTTAATTTTCAGATAGAACACCACCTGTTCCCGAAGATCTCCCACGTCCATTATCCCGCCATCGGACGGATCATCCGGCAGACGTGCAAGGACCTGGGGATTCCGTATATCGAGCACCGCCGGATGTCGCTCGCCCTGGCTTCCCACGTATCCCATTTGAAGAAGATGGGCCGGCGGCCTTAA
- a CDS encoding DUF6515 family protein: MSSSTSYIRMAAGAVLLLLACLPRYTQAQRFGHSNFGGGGGRPAPAPAPAYHPAPAPAYRPAPAQQQPQQQRPVEPAGRPNGNPEVNRGNPQPEARSINGGAWNVGNHDYGRGNAPTDNRPAPRPVVPPTRGGYTNEHVNVYHTGGYRSVHPYFYHPYRPFYWGPRWHPVGFFLGAMMADAFYFSFGGQPYYYDQGVYYQPDNGGYVAVAPPVGAIVNALPEGYETTQVGDQTYYYFGGAFYVYTDQGYQVVDAPPGAVITELPTGAVQQDIDGQTFLVYNNVYYEPISQDGSDAYEVVQMGN, from the coding sequence ATGAGCTCTTCCACTTCTTATATACGTATGGCTGCCGGGGCGGTGCTCCTGCTCCTGGCCTGCCTGCCCCGATATACACAGGCCCAGCGTTTCGGGCACAGCAACTTTGGCGGCGGCGGCGGACGTCCTGCGCCCGCGCCTGCTCCGGCCTATCATCCGGCGCCGGCGCCTGCTTACCGCCCGGCTCCTGCACAACAGCAGCCACAGCAGCAGCGGCCCGTTGAACCCGCCGGCCGCCCGAACGGTAACCCGGAAGTCAATCGCGGAAACCCGCAACCGGAAGCCCGTTCGATCAACGGCGGTGCCTGGAATGTCGGCAACCATGACTATGGCCGCGGCAATGCCCCTACCGACAATCGCCCGGCCCCCCGGCCCGTCGTTCCCCCTACCCGTGGTGGGTATACGAACGAACACGTCAATGTGTACCATACGGGCGGTTACCGAAGCGTACATCCTTATTTTTACCATCCTTACCGGCCCTTCTACTGGGGACCCCGCTGGCACCCGGTTGGCTTTTTCCTGGGCGCGATGATGGCGGATGCCTTTTATTTCTCGTTTGGCGGCCAGCCCTATTACTATGACCAGGGTGTCTATTACCAGCCGGACAACGGCGGTTATGTCGCGGTAGCGCCTCCCGTCGGCGCTATCGTCAACGCGTTGCCGGAAGGATACGAGACCACCCAGGTGGGTGACCAGACCTACTATTACTTCGGGGGCGCGTTTTATGTGTACACCGATCAGGGATACCAGGTGGTCGACGCTCCCCCCGGCGCGGTCATCACCGAACTGCCCACGGGCGCGGTCCAGCAGGACATCGACGGGCAAACCTTCCTGGTGTACAACAACGTGTACTACGAACCGATCTCCCAGGATGGGTCGGACGCATACGAAGTTGTTCAGATGGGTAACTAG